AAAAACCCAAATAAAATCAAGCCTATTTTTTTAGATAACTCCGCCGGAGAAGTCATCTTGTTTAAACCATTGCTATTTCATGGCTCAAATAAGATGACTGTTAATCATAGAAGGCGCGTCTTCCAAGTTTTGTGTCAATTAAAATAAGTTTTAAGCTTGGTAGAAGACTCTTTCGAGCCCAAGCCATTGTTCACCATCTGGAGTTCCTTCCACACGCTTTTGGCAAGGATCGGTCTCTTTCCACCAACGCAGCGTTTCTTCATCCTGAGGGAATTTACCCATATCAGCTTCTAGGTCAGTTCCCACATACTCAAAAAAGCTAAATAAGTACTTTTTACCATTGATGGGTGCGACAAAGATATTGTAGTTACGAATATTGCATTCGTGAATCTTAGCTTGTACACCTTCCCAGACATTAGCGTGTAGCTCGCGATAATAAGCTTCTTTTTCTAAGTCCAATTCAACCATTGAACCAAATCTTTGAACACTGTCTTTATCAAGGCTTTCTTTGGGGTTGGTACTACCGTAAATTGCTTCGCTCATATTAAGTCCTTATTGTGGGTTGTTTATAAAAACTAATGTCTCATTTTTCTTAGTATTTTACAAGTGGCATCTCTAGCTAAAAAGACTTAATGAACTTTTGTCAAAATTTCGATCACCAAATTCTATAAAAACAAAAAAAGCCTCACTCGAAATGAGTGAGGCTTTAAAATATTAATTCTTAGCGACGTTTATTGCGGTGATGATGACCACCGTTGCGCTCTTGGTGACGAGAGCCACCTTTATTGCGATTACCGCTATGCTTATTGCCACCACGTTTTTGAGCAAACTTTCGCTCAGAGTGCTTCTTATCATGATCGTCTGTCATTCCTTCTAGAGGAACTTCAGCTGGTAATTGCATTTCGATATAACATTCAATCTCTGGAAGCTCAAAGCCACTATTTTCATCGGCAAAACTAATCGCTTTACCCAATGCTGAGGCACGACCGGTACGTCCGACACGGTGAACATAATCTTCAGGTTCGTACGGTAGCTCATAGTTCACAACATGACTTACATCATCAACGTGGATACCGCGACCGGCTACATCTGTAGCTACTAGAACTTGTACTTTACCAGAACGAAACTCTTCTAGAATGCGCATACGCTTCTTCTGAGGTACATCACCAGTGAGAAGCTCGAGCTTATCGACGCCATACTGATAAAGTTTATCTGCTAAGCGTTCACAGTCAAATTTGCGGTTGGCAAAAATGATCATGCGCTTCACTTCTTCATTTTTAAGATGCCAAAGAATCACGTTTTCTTTTTGATTAGCCGTTACTGTGTAGACTTTTTGGTCAACATTCTTAGAAACGATTGTCTCGGGATTGATCTCAACTTTTTCGTACTTCTCATTGAGCCAACTCGCCGCGAGGTTGAGTACCGATTGATTGAGCGTCGCTGAATAAAGCTGAGTAATTCGTTTATCACGCCCAGGAAGGTAGCCGACAATTTTTCTCACATCAGGAATAAAACCCATATCGAGCATGCGGTCAGCTTCATCAATACATAAAAACTCGACTTCACGGAGGTTGATCATTTTACGACGATGGTAATCCATCAAACGGCCTGGCGTGGCCACGGCAATATCTACTCGTCCACGTAAAATTTGTGCTTGCTTATCAAAATCCATACCGCCAAAGAAAGTTTCGACGCGAATATCGCAATACTTACCTAAGCCTTCTGCATCGGCACCAATCTGTAAGGCTAACTCACGAGTCGGCGCTAAGATGAGTGCGCGAGGTGTCCCCGCTTTAACTTCAGTTTGTGGGTTATTTACAAAGTGATTGTACATAGAAATCAAAAATGCAGCGGTCTTACCCGTACCTGTTTGCGCCTTAGCGGCAACATCTTGTCCCTTAAGAGAGATTGGTAGAACACCCTCTTGTACTGGGGTACAAAACTTAAAGTCCATCTCATGAATAGCTCTCTGAACTGCAGGACATAAATCCATTGAAAGAAAAGCTTTCTTGCCCTCTTCTACAGGAATCTCCGTAGGTGCAACCCAAGAGTTATCTGTCTTGGCAGGAGTTAAAGGCGTTACATTGACGTGCTGAGCTTTGTGTTGTCTTTGATTGTTATTTTTAGGCTTAGATTCATGCTTTTGATTGTTGTTTCTAGGCTTGGAATCGTGCTTTTGATTATTCTTCCCTTGCTTTTGCCCGTGAGAAGATTGATTATCCTGCGATTTCTTTTGCTCGTGATTTTTCTTATTCTGATTCGAGCCTTGTTGGGCTTGGGGCTTGGGAGCCTCTTGCTCTTTGGTTGGCTCTGGTTCACCACCAAAAATTTTCTTCAAAAAGCCTAACAATATATTTCTCCAATTATAATTAATTCGCTGAATCTAGGCGGGATATGCCTTTTCTACAAGCCCCATACAGAAGTCAGTGGGTTTAACACAAGCTTATTATGCCAGTTTGACAGTCATAAACTCTTATTAATTAATAGCACTCTAGAAAGAGGTCTAATTTCATTGACGAGGGAAAACCGCTCCAGCCCCTTTTTTCACTATTCCGCCGCGCTCCATACTGACTTCGTAATAGACAATTAAGGCACCTTCGTGAACAACGGCCGTGAGATCAAGATCATACTTCCATCCATCCACTTCACCGGATGTCTCTAATGGTTTATTTAACTTCACACCCGAAGCAGGAAACTCCACTCGGGAGCCATCACTCAACTTGTAGTAACACTCCACGCTATATGCCCCATCATAAATTTCATAAGCCGTTACGCGCCAATTTGGATCGCTCTCTACTGGCTTAAAAAAGCTACATGAGCTCAAGAAAAAGAGACTTAAGAGAATCAATATATTTTTCATTTACTTACCTTATTTTTAAAGTTGCTAGACCTACGGCGGCACAGACTGCCCCAATGATCCAAAATCGAGTCACAATTTGAGTTTCAGACCACCCCTTTTTTTGGAAATGGTGATGAATGGGAGCCATTAAAAAGATGCGCTTGCCACCCGTTGCTTTGTAGTAAAGAGTTTGTAATAAGGAAGAACCCGCTTCCATCACAAAAACACCGCCAATAATTGGCAAAATCATTTCTTGCTTAACAATAATCGCCATGATCCCTAGAGATCCACCGAGAGCTAAACTTCCCGTATCACCCATAAACATCGCAGCCGGCTTACTGTTATACCACAAAAAGCCCATACAAGCACCCACAACTGCAGCGCCAAACACGGCCGCTTCACCGCAACCCTTGATATAAGGCGTGCTTAAATATTCAGAATATGCCACATTACCACAAAGATAGGCAATGAGCATATAACTCATCATGGCAATAATCATGGCTCCTGTTGCCAAGCCATCCATGCCATCGCTAATATTAACTCCATTGCCTGTTCCCCAAAGTACAAAAACACCGTAAATCATAGCAATCCACATGGGCATATAGAGAAGCGCTTCTTTCATAAAAGGAATCGTCAAAAGTGGCGCACTATCACGAGTGTCTGGAGCGCGATAAAGAATAAAAATTGCGGCAATCGCAATAATCATTTCGGCAAAGAGACGTAATTTACCGGAAACTCCATCGTTTCCAAGTGGGCCCTTCATGCGACGAATTTTTCGGAAGTCATCCCAAAAACCTAAAAGACCGAAGCTAAGCATCACCATGAGACACAAGCGCGTAACCATAAGATCTAAGCGTGCCCACAATATCGTGGAGACGAATACAGCAATAATAATGAGAATCCCCCCCATTGCTGGAGTCTTACCCTTGATGGCACATAGCTCTTCTTCAGACACAAAACCAGCTAAACGCTGGGGTGCCACGGCAAACTCTTTAAGAAAGCGAATCATTGCCGGAGCAAATATTACCACAATAAGAAAAGCTATAGCTGCTGCACCCGCTGAACGAAAGGTTAAGTATTTAAAGATCCTAAGTGGAGAGTCATCATATTGACTGAGCCAATAAAGCATTTTTAGTCCCTAAGTTTGTGATAAATTTTTTCCAATTGTATACCCCGCGATCCCTTAAAAAACAAGGTCTCATTTACTTTTATATTCTCCTTTAAAAAAGCTCCTGCTTCTAAGCTATCTAAAAAAGCTTTTCCTTCTTGATTCACTTCTTTAAAACACTCTCCCACAGTCACTAAGTCAAAGCCTTGCATCGCCTTTGCTTTGTCGAGAATTTCCTGATGATATTTCTTCGCCATATCACCTAACTCCAACATATCTCCAAGAACCAAAACCCCTGACTTATAGACTGATTTCACCCAATCCAAAAAGGCTGAAGTACTTTGCGGGTTGGCGTTATAGCAGTCGAGAACAAAAGTTTGATCTTCTACTTTCTCTGTCTTCATGCGCATTCCTGGGAGTGCAACGGATGATAAAGCAGATTTAAGATCTGAAATTGTGAAGGAATACTCCTCTTGATAATTTTCGAGTAAGGCTACACAGGCACAAATATTCAATAACTGATGCTCACCGCTTAAAATACTTTCTAAACTTAGGCTTTCACCACTTTTAAGTTTCACTAAAAACGTACTTTTTTCTAAACCTAATTCGTAAGATCCGAGGCGTACATCAGCATACTTCTCTTTCCCGAAGGAAATATAAGTTATGTCTTTTCGCTCAGGCAAAGCATCTTCAATTCTCTTTACTAAGGCCGCAGGAACTATGGCAACACCATCTCGCGCCATGTAGCGAAAGATATCAATTTTCTCATCAAAAATAGCATCTATACCCGAGAAATTCCCAATATGCGATGCGCCAACTGAAGTTAAAATGGCCGCATGAGGAACGACAATTTTTGCGAGATCCGCAATCTCGCCCGGATGATTTGTCCCCACCTCCAAACTAAAAAAACTCTCATCACCTTTTAATCTCACAATATTTTGCGTTACACCAATATGGTTATTCGTATTTCCATGTGTACTTAAAACTTGCTTAGGTCGAATAAACTCTAAGAGCTGACTTAAAATGGCATTGGTACTGGTTTTACCCGAGCTCCCCGTAATCCCAAAACGCCTGGCTGACTTTTGCTTTTGCAATAAAAAGTGACCCAATCTCTGCCAAGCCTTAACTGTGTCATCCACTTTAATCATTGCCACAGAGTCTAAAGTTAGTAGCTCCACCTCTTTAGCGACCACCAAGACGCGCGCACCTTTTTCGACCGCCAAATCTAAATAATTATGCCCGTCAAAATTATCACCTTCAAAAGCAAAAAACACCGTGTCAGTCAAATCTTTACGCGTATCACTCTCAAATGCGCGATAATCATCATAGTTTGCATCTCTTACCAAAGCTTCTCCGTTTAAGGCTTGGCATAATTCGTTAAAGTCTAACATGAACTTTCTTCCTCAATCAATTTTCTACATAAACTCCGATCACTAAAACTTTCGATGTGATCTTTAAAAATTTGTTTTTCTTCATGACCTTTTCCCGCTATGAGCAAGCAGTCATTCGGCTCTAATTCTTCCCATGCCAACCGAATCGCTTGTTCTCTATCAAAAATCACTCGCGCTTCTTTCTTTTTCGACGATAAGATATCATTAATAATTTGCTGCGGATCCTCACTACGTGGATTATCATTCGTCAAAATAACTTCATCAGCTAAATCAGATGCTTCCCCCATGCCATAGCGTCGGGCGGGATCTCGATCGCCACCGCAACCAAAAACTATAGAGAGTTTCTCTCGGCAATTTTTGCGAAGTTCGCAAATTACCTTTTCCAAAGCTTCTTGAGCATGGGCGAAATCAACAATTACCTGTGCTCCATTATTTTTCTTGAATAGTTCCATCCTACCCGGAATTCCAGAAAATTTCTCCATGGCTAATTTAATCTTGCCCACATAACTAGGACCCAAGATCTCTTTAACTAAAAGCATGGCTCCAGCCGCATTATATATATTGTATTCCCCTAAAAGCTGAGGCAACAAACACTCCGTCCCCTCTAGCTTCACGGAGTTTTGCAATACTTGACAATCACTATCTGGATCCTGTGAAAACACTTTAGTTTGCGAATCTCGCAAACGTTTTCCATAGGCATCATCACTGTTCACAATTTTAATTTTTGAATCATAATCATCAAAAAGTGACTTTTTAGCGCTAAAATAATTCTCCATAGAGCCATGGTACTGCAAGTGATCCTCACTCAAATTAGTGAAGAGCACGGCTTCAAATCCCAAGCCATATAGACGCTGCTGATCGAGGCCATGACTCGAAGCTTCTAAAACCACGTATTCCGCACCACCTTTTGCAACTTCCGCAAAAAAGCTATGTAATTCTTCAGCTCCAGGAGTTGTTAAAGCACTCGCTTTCATTTCACCACCAAGTCCCCGACCAAGAGTCCCTATAATAGCCGTCGATTTGCCAAGATGATTGAGCAAGTATTGAATGATATAAGCTGTACTCGATTTACCATTGGTTCCTGTCACAGCAATAATCTTGAGATTTTCACTTACATGAGCATGAAATAAATCCGCCAAAAGTGCATTCGCTTTTCTTATATCATCAATACAAATCTGAGGGATGGCCACATCGAGGAATTCTTCACATAGTAATAGTCTTGCGCCTTTCGCTAAAGCTTCGGTAATATAAGCCTTGCCATCTTGTTGAGTTCCCTTTAATACGGAAAAAGCGAAACCCTCTTTTATTTTTCGTGAATCAGAACTAAAGCCATAGATCAACTCGGGCAACACCCCACTTAAACGAGGGTTGAGCTCTTCTAGCATTTCTAAAAAATCATTACTTGACTTCATCTGTAATTTCGTCTGGTAAATCAGGTGTCACATTTAAGTAGCGCAAAGTTTTTTCCGCAATTCTTCGAAAAGTCGGAGCTGCAGCCGTACCGCCATAACGATATTTATAGGAGGGCTCATCGACCACAATCATCAGTACAAACTCAGGATTATCTGCAGGTGCATAACCGACAAATGACGCCACGTGAATACGGTCAGAGTAAGCATTATTAATCCATTTTTGAGAAGTACCCGTTTTCCCTGCCACATAATAACCAGGCACATGAGCCTTGGGAGCCGTACCGCCATCACGCGTCACTGTCTTCAAGGCATTGGTCATACCTTGCGTCACTCGCAAAGGTAAAACTCGACGTTTAAGTATGGGCGGATATTCAATCACTTCGCCCGTGTCGGGCTTTTTAACTTTATCAACGACACGCAACTGCATCATATTGCCGTCGTTTGCCAAGGCTCCCCAAGCCTGCATCATTTGGGGGACCGTTACAGCAATACCTTGACCAATGGGCATACGACTAATGGATAAGCCATCCCACTTATCAACGTGACGGAAAATTCCTCGAGATTCAGTCCCCATGTTCAATCCACTTTTTTCTCCGAAACCAAAACGTCTCAAACCAGAGTACATGGCATGTTTACCTACACTAATAGCTAATTTAGCTGTACCAATATTACTCGATTTCTGAATCACCTGCCATATTGGGATATTCCCATAATTGTGTCCCGCATCTCGCAAAGGTCTCCCTGCAAAATACCACATGCCATCTTCGCAATCAATACGGTCATTAAATGAAAAGTTTCTCAGCCCCATAACTACTGCAATACTACAAGCTTTCATGATTGAACCAGGCTCAAAAACATGCTCAACCATCCGGTTGGTATAACTCCCTGCTTTCATCGAGGAACGGTCATTCGGATTAAATGTCGGTCTTTGAGCCATTGCCATTATGGCGCCTGTCCTCGGATCAGTCATCATAGCGTAAACTGACTTACAAGGGATTTTCGACACCAAGCGATCGAGTTCTTCTTCCATAAATGATTGTATGGGTTCCGAAATTGTGAGGTAGACATCCCAGCCATCTTTGGGATTAACACTTTTTAGTGTTTGTAGCTCTCTATTTTTTCGCGATCTTTCGATAACGACTTCACCTGTTGTAGGAGTCATTTGTTTATCAAAAGTCGACTCAATCCCCATCACTCCTTTGCCTTGGTGATTAATGAAGCCTAAGACATTTGAAGCCAAACTATACTTGGGGTAGAAACGACTTTGCGATTCTTTATAATGAAGGCCGGGAAGCTTCATTTCGCGTAGCTTCATTACCTTATCGATGGTAATACCTTTGGCTACCACCACTTGAACTAGTTTTTCGTTAAGAAAGCGAGGTCTCAATAAATCATCACTCACGCCAGTTTCTTTTTTAAGAATATCAAAAACCTCCCATTTCCTTGATCCCATATGCTTGGGCTCAGCAAAAACTTCGTAAGTCACTCGGGTCATTGCTAGGATATTGGGTGCCGGTGAGCGCGTAGAATCGAAAATCATTCCACGACGACCTTTTGAAAGGCGCTTTGCCGTGTACTTCTTTTGTGCTTTCCCTAGGAGTTCTTCGTGACGATGAACTTGCACATAATAAAAACGCGCCAATAAAGTCGAAAATAAGATAAAGGCCAAAGCGCTAACTAAGACCAATCTAGCTCTAAAACCTTGGCGCATCTTTATGAATTAAGGCTGAACAGTCGTTACTGCCAGCTGTCCTTCCGCACTGAGCTGCTGATCGAAAGGATCAGATGGGGTCTCGAAATGATAAAGTTCTGTCACGTAAGTAGGATTAGGCGAATGTAAGTTTAAATTATACTCTCTTACCTTTCTAAAGATATAACTACTTTGTGTCTTCTCTTCTAATTGAGCTTTGAGGTTAATGCGACGAACTTGAGCTTCGTGTAAAAGCTTTTTTTGCTGACTTAACTCAGACTGAATTTTATCTTCGTGAGTTTCCATATATAAATAGCCAAGAGCTAAAACCAACACCAATAAAGCATCAAAAATCAAGATCCAGCTGCCACCACGTTTTGCGTCTTTCTTATTTTTCATTTCATTCTCCTTATATTAAATTTTTTCGGCCACGCGCAACTTGGCGCACGCAGCTCTCGTATTTTCGGCAAGTTCACCAGACTCAGCGGTCAAAGGCTTGCGTGTTATAATCTTCATCTGTGCCTTGCTTCCACATACGCAAATAGGTAAATCAGGTGGACAGGTACAGCTTGTTGCTTTGTCTTTGAAAAACTCTTTCACCATGCGATCTTCGAGAGAATGGAAACTTATCACAGCTAGGCGACCACCAGGCTTGAGAAGGTCAAACGCTGCCTTCATTCCTGACTCAAGAGCTCCAAGCTCATCATTCACGGCAATTCTCAATGCTTGAAAGGCGAGTGTTGGTGCAGGATTGCGCTTACGACGATTGCGATTAACGCAAACTCGATCAGCTAAACCGGCTAGTTGCTCCGTATGAGTGAACAACTCCTTTTCACGATCAGCCACCACTGCTTTCGCTAAGCGATAGGCCTCTTTCATTTCTCCATAGTCTCGGAAAATTTTTGTTAAACCTTCCAAACTCTCTTTATTTAGAATCATCGAGGCTGTGACTTTTAAACGACGATCCATACGCATATCTAAAGGGCCATTCTCACGATAGGTAAAACCTCGACTGGCTTCATCTAAATGGTGAGAACTCACACCAATATCCATCAGAATACCATCAACTTGATTCCATTCCGCATCATCTTTCAGTTTAGCCAGGTCGCGAAAATTTAAACGTTTACTTTTAAATCTGTCTCCAAAACTACTTAAGCGCTCACTCGCGGCCCTAAGTGCGTTATCGTCACAATCCAAACCGAGAAGCTTAACATCTGGACCACTCGACAAAATCATTGAGCTATGACCTCCGCCCCCAAGAGTACAATCAATAAACTTGCCACCATTTTGTGGTCGAAGACCATCAATTACTTGTTCGGCCAAAACGGGGATATGGTGAAAATCAGGCATTAACTATCCCCTCCAAACAAATCATCTAAACTTACATCTTGGTTCATCAAACCATCGAGCATTGCATAAGGATCCATCTCGTCATCTTGACTCGCTTCCCATTCTTGCTTGGCCCAAATTTGAGCCGTGGTTACTGCACCGACTAAAACAGCATCACCTTTAATGCCGGCATGGGCTTTCATCTTTGCGGGCAAAGGTACCCGACCTTGCTTATCACACTGAACTTCTTGAATCTTTGCGCCAAACGCAGCTAAGGCTCGCGCCATCTTAGGATTAGTGAAAGAAACTTTTTTCAAGCGTTCCCTCAAAACAGCAAACATGTATTCAGGAATAATTTGAATCATTTTTTCTTTACCAGGTAAAAGATACAAACGGGCACCTTCACCCCCTCTCCAAGAGCGGGGGATCGCGAGACGGCGTTGAGCATCTACAGAGTGCTCGAACTCGCCAGTAAATATAATCTCGTCTGATTGCATTTTGAAACTTCTTTCACCTAATTAAACCTATATTCCCCTAAACTACCCTATTAAGCACAAAACATCAACTGTCCTTC
The sequence above is a segment of the Lentisphaera araneosa HTCC2155 genome. Coding sequences within it:
- a CDS encoding division/cell wall cluster transcriptional repressor MraZ, which produces MQSDEIIFTGEFEHSVDAQRRLAIPRSWRGGEGARLYLLPGKEKMIQIIPEYMFAVLRERLKKVSFTNPKMARALAAFGAKIQEVQCDKQGRVPLPAKMKAHAGIKGDAVLVGAVTTAQIWAKQEWEASQDDEMDPYAMLDGLMNQDVSLDDLFGGDS
- a CDS encoding DEAD/DEAH box helicase — encoded protein: MKKIFGGEPEPTKEQEAPKPQAQQGSNQNKKNHEQKKSQDNQSSHGQKQGKNNQKHDSKPRNNNQKHESKPKNNNQRQHKAQHVNVTPLTPAKTDNSWVAPTEIPVEEGKKAFLSMDLCPAVQRAIHEMDFKFCTPVQEGVLPISLKGQDVAAKAQTGTGKTAAFLISMYNHFVNNPQTEVKAGTPRALILAPTRELALQIGADAEGLGKYCDIRVETFFGGMDFDKQAQILRGRVDIAVATPGRLMDYHRRKMINLREVEFLCIDEADRMLDMGFIPDVRKIVGYLPGRDKRITQLYSATLNQSVLNLAASWLNEKYEKVEINPETIVSKNVDQKVYTVTANQKENVILWHLKNEEVKRMIIFANRKFDCERLADKLYQYGVDKLELLTGDVPQKKRMRILEEFRSGKVQVLVATDVAGRGIHVDDVSHVVNYELPYEPEDYVHRVGRTGRASALGKAISFADENSGFELPEIECYIEMQLPAEVPLEGMTDDHDKKHSERKFAQKRGGNKHSGNRNKGGSRHQERNGGHHHRNKRR
- a CDS encoding UDP-N-acetylmuramoyl-tripeptide--D-alanyl-D-alanine ligase, giving the protein MLDFNELCQALNGEALVRDANYDDYRAFESDTRKDLTDTVFFAFEGDNFDGHNYLDLAVEKGARVLVVAKEVELLTLDSVAMIKVDDTVKAWQRLGHFLLQKQKSARRFGITGSSGKTSTNAILSQLLEFIRPKQVLSTHGNTNNHIGVTQNIVRLKGDESFFSLEVGTNHPGEIADLAKIVVPHAAILTSVGASHIGNFSGIDAIFDEKIDIFRYMARDGVAIVPAALVKRIEDALPERKDITYISFGKEKYADVRLGSYELGLEKSTFLVKLKSGESLSLESILSGEHQLLNICACVALLENYQEEYSFTISDLKSALSSVALPGMRMKTEKVEDQTFVLDCYNANPQSTSAFLDWVKSVYKSGVLVLGDMLELGDMAKKYHQEILDKAKAMQGFDLVTVGECFKEVNQEGKAFLDSLEAGAFLKENIKVNETLFFKGSRGIQLEKIYHKLRD
- the rsmH gene encoding 16S rRNA (cytosine(1402)-N(4))-methyltransferase RsmH → MPDFHHIPVLAEQVIDGLRPQNGGKFIDCTLGGGGHSSMILSSGPDVKLLGLDCDDNALRAASERLSSFGDRFKSKRLNFRDLAKLKDDAEWNQVDGILMDIGVSSHHLDEASRGFTYRENGPLDMRMDRRLKVTASMILNKESLEGLTKIFRDYGEMKEAYRLAKAVVADREKELFTHTEQLAGLADRVCVNRNRRKRNPAPTLAFQALRIAVNDELGALESGMKAAFDLLKPGGRLAVISFHSLEDRMVKEFFKDKATSCTCPPDLPICVCGSKAQMKIITRKPLTAESGELAENTRAACAKLRVAEKI
- the mraY gene encoding phospho-N-acetylmuramoyl-pentapeptide-transferase; translated protein: MLYWLSQYDDSPLRIFKYLTFRSAGAAAIAFLIVVIFAPAMIRFLKEFAVAPQRLAGFVSEEELCAIKGKTPAMGGILIIIAVFVSTILWARLDLMVTRLCLMVMLSFGLLGFWDDFRKIRRMKGPLGNDGVSGKLRLFAEMIIAIAAIFILYRAPDTRDSAPLLTIPFMKEALLYMPMWIAMIYGVFVLWGTGNGVNISDGMDGLATGAMIIAMMSYMLIAYLCGNVAYSEYLSTPYIKGCGEAAVFGAAVVGACMGFLWYNSKPAAMFMGDTGSLALGGSLGIMAIIVKQEMILPIIGGVFVMEAGSSLLQTLYYKATGGKRIFLMAPIHHHFQKKGWSETQIVTRFWIIGAVCAAVGLATLKIR
- a CDS encoding UDP-N-acetylmuramoyl-L-alanyl-D-glutamate--2,6-diaminopimelate ligase; its protein translation is MKSSNDFLEMLEELNPRLSGVLPELIYGFSSDSRKIKEGFAFSVLKGTQQDGKAYITEALAKGARLLLCEEFLDVAIPQICIDDIRKANALLADLFHAHVSENLKIIAVTGTNGKSSTAYIIQYLLNHLGKSTAIIGTLGRGLGGEMKASALTTPGAEELHSFFAEVAKGGAEYVVLEASSHGLDQQRLYGLGFEAVLFTNLSEDHLQYHGSMENYFSAKKSLFDDYDSKIKIVNSDDAYGKRLRDSQTKVFSQDPDSDCQVLQNSVKLEGTECLLPQLLGEYNIYNAAGAMLLVKEILGPSYVGKIKLAMEKFSGIPGRMELFKKNNGAQVIVDFAHAQEALEKVICELRKNCREKLSIVFGCGGDRDPARRYGMGEASDLADEVILTNDNPRSEDPQQIINDILSSKKKEARVIFDREQAIRLAWEELEPNDCLLIAGKGHEEKQIFKDHIESFSDRSLCRKLIEEESSC
- a CDS encoding L-rhamnose mutarotase, whose amino-acid sequence is MSEAIYGSTNPKESLDKDSVQRFGSMVELDLEKEAYYRELHANVWEGVQAKIHECNIRNYNIFVAPINGKKYLFSFFEYVGTDLEADMGKFPQDEETLRWWKETDPCQKRVEGTPDGEQWLGLERVFYQA
- a CDS encoding peptidoglycan D,D-transpeptidase FtsI family protein, giving the protein MVLVSALAFILFSTLLARFYYVQVHRHEELLGKAQKKYTAKRLSKGRRGMIFDSTRSPAPNILAMTRVTYEVFAEPKHMGSRKWEVFDILKKETGVSDDLLRPRFLNEKLVQVVVAKGITIDKVMKLREMKLPGLHYKESQSRFYPKYSLASNVLGFINHQGKGVMGIESTFDKQMTPTTGEVVIERSRKNRELQTLKSVNPKDGWDVYLTISEPIQSFMEEELDRLVSKIPCKSVYAMMTDPRTGAIMAMAQRPTFNPNDRSSMKAGSYTNRMVEHVFEPGSIMKACSIAVVMGLRNFSFNDRIDCEDGMWYFAGRPLRDAGHNYGNIPIWQVIQKSSNIGTAKLAISVGKHAMYSGLRRFGFGEKSGLNMGTESRGIFRHVDKWDGLSISRMPIGQGIAVTVPQMMQAWGALANDGNMMQLRVVDKVKKPDTGEVIEYPPILKRRVLPLRVTQGMTNALKTVTRDGGTAPKAHVPGYYVAGKTGTSQKWINNAYSDRIHVASFVGYAPADNPEFVLMIVVDEPSYKYRYGGTAAAPTFRRIAEKTLRYLNVTPDLPDEITDEVK